The Acidobacteriota bacterium genomic interval CCGAGGTAGCGGGCCTCGTAGTCCTCCCTGGAGAGGGTCATTCCCCGGTTGCGCAGAACGTCCCGATACGCTCGCAGGTGCAGGCGCTCGGTGTCCGCGATGACGCCGTCGAAGTCGAAGACGACGCCGACCAGGGGACCGCCGGCGACCATCCGGGCGTCGGGATGCCGGACGTCGGGCGGGCTCATGGCCCGGGCGCTTCGACGGGCTCGACCGGAACGAAGATCGGCAGCCGGCGTTCGTCTTCGGGCGGCAGCTTCTCGCCGGCGTGAATCGGTCTCGGGAGGCGGTTCTCCGGCGGAGGAAACGGGCAGTCGTACTGCTCGTCGAAGTAGCAGGTGGGGTGGTAGGCGCGGTTGAAATCGAGGTCGTAGACGCCGGTGGAGCTGAACGGCAGGTCGATGTAGCGTCCGGCCGGATAGGTCTCGCTGCGGCTCGTTTCGTCGCGGAACGGCACGAACAGGCCCTCCTCTTCGGACAGCAGCGCCGTCAGCCTGTGGGATTCGCCGTGAAGCACGAACTCCAGGTGGCCGATGCGCTGCATGCGCCGGAACTGCCCGGTCGACGTGGGGACGTCGTAGATGGGCTGATCGTCGGCGATGTCGAGCTGGGCGGGCACGCGGTACGACGGATCCGGATCGTAGTAGCGCAGCGGCACCATCCACGAGCGTCGATCCAGCGGCACGAAGGACTCGGGGTCGCTCTTGAGGAACTCGTCCTTGTAGGCGCGGGCTTCGAGAAGCAGCTCCAGGTAGCTGTGCTCATCCGGTTCCGGCGGCCCGCAGCCCGCCGCCAGCAGGAGGGCGCCGGCCGCGACGGCAATGACGAGTCGCCGTCCTCCGTCGCCCGCCGCGTCCCAATTGCTGCTTCTTCTGGTCACGAACTCTCAAGTCCTCACTGCCTGTCCTACAAATATATCGCCGATGCTCGGGGAAGCAAGCATCCGGGCATCCGCGAATTCGGCGGCGCGACCGGCCGCGGCCCCTACAAGGGGTACGCGCCCCGTTCCACCGCCGCGTCCGAGAGCCGCCGCCGGAGGCGCACGTCGTTGGCCGGCGTCACCTTCAGGAGCCGGCGCAGGCCCGCGAGGCGCGTCCGCAGCTCGTCGCCTTCCGCCATGGCGGCGAACGCGGAACGGGCCGTCGTCTCGATGCGCATGGCGGCCCCGTCGACGTACGACGCGGCGGCGTCGGCCTGCAGATCGGCGCCGGTTGCTCCGGACGCCGCGGCGGCCCGGGCGCGGGCGACCGCGCTGTCCGCCGCATAGGTGTCGATGACCACGTCCGCCGCGAACGAGAGCACCTCCTGCTGCTCGCTGAGCTTCTGGCCGTAGGTCTGCATCGCGAGGCCGATGACGGCCAGACCGACCTTGCGGAACATGCCGACCGCGGCCGCCGCGGCCCCGAGCGGGCCGTCGGGTGCGGCTGCCGCTCCCGACGGGGCCAGGATCTCGTCCTGCAGCTTCTTCGCCGCCGGGATCAGCGGCAGATCGCCCTTGACGGCGCGCTTGACGAGCATGCCGGGGATGAGCAGCCGGTTGATCTCGTTCGTGCCCTCGAAGATGCGGTTCACCCGCGAGTCGCGATAGTGGCGCTCGGCCGGGTAGTCCCTGACGAACCCGTTCCCGCCGTGAATCTGCACGTTCTCGTCGAGGACGTCATGCAGTGTCTCGCTGCCCGCCACCTTGAGGATCGACGACTCGACCGCGTACTCCTCGAGGGCGCGCAGGATGGCGCCGCCGTCGCCGGGATCGACGCCCTCGAGCGTCCCGTCGATGAGTCCCACCGTCCGGAACACCATCGACTCCAGCGCGTAGGTCCGGGCGACCATCCCGCCGATCTTGTGCTTGACGGCGCCGAAGCTCGCTATCGGCTGCCCGAACTGCCGCCGGCTGGCCGCGTAACGCGCCGATTCGCCGATGGCGCCGCGAGCGCCGCCCACGGTCGACGCCCCCAGCTTGAAGCGGCCGTAGTTCAGGACGTTGAAGGCGACCTTGTGGCCCTTGCCGACCTCGCCGAGCAGGTTGTCGGCCGGGACCCGGACGTCCTGCAGGATCACCGGCGTCGTCGACGAGCCGTGCAGGCCCATCTTGTGCTCTTCCTTGCCGGTGGAGACGCCGTCGAACCCGCGTTCGACGATGAACGCCGTGAAGTGCTCGCCGTCGACCTTGGCGAAGACGATGTAGAGATCGGCGAACCCGCCGTTGGTGATCCACATCTTCTCGCCGTTCAGCACGAAGCTGCCGTCCGCCTGCCGCGCCGCGCGCGCCTTGGCGCCGAGCGCGTCCGAGCCGGAGCCCGCCTCGCTCAGGCAGTAGGCGCCGACGGTCTCCCCGGTCACCAGGGACGGCAGGTAGCGCTGCTTCTGCTCGTCGGTGCCGAACATCCGGATCGGCAGGATCGCGAGGTTGGCGTGCGCGCCGTAGGTGGCGCTGAACGAACCGCACTGGCCGAGGCAGCCCGCGATGACCGCGGCGCTGGCCTTGTCGAGCGCCAGGCCGCCGTAGGCCTCCGGCACGTCGGTCGCCAGCAGCCCGAGTTCGCCGGCGCGTCGCAGCAGCTCGCGGGTCAGGTCCCAGTCCTTCGTCTCGAGTTGCTCGGTGTGGCCGGCGACCTCGTCGGTGAACTCCTGGGCCGTCTGCCGTATCAGTCGGTGCTCTTCGGTCATGCGCTCCGGGGTGAATATCGTCTCCTGCGGCGCCGCCTCCAGGAGCCACTCCCCGCCGCGCGGAACCGTCTCGATTGCGGTGGTGGTCATGATGTCCCTCGTCTCTTGAATTGCCCCGGCCCGCGTGGTCGCACCGCGTGGAACCCGGTCAGAGTCGCTCGAAAATGCCGGCGGCCCCCATGCCGCCGCCCACGCACATGGTGACCATGCCGTAGCGCCCGTTCCGCCGCTCGAGCTCGTGGAGCAGCGTGGCCGTCAGCTTCGCGCCGGTGCAGCCGAGTGGATGGCCGAGCGCGATGGCGCCGCCGTTGACGTTGAGCCTGTCGGGATCGATCGGCAGCTCGCGCAGGCAGGCCAGGATCTGGGCGGCGAAGGCCTCGTTCAGCTCCACCAGGTCGATGTCGTCCAGCGTCAACCCGGCCGTCTTCAGCGCCTTGCGTATCGCCGGGACGGGGCCGATGCCGAACAGCTCCGGGTCGACGCCCGCCGTCGCGTAGGCGACGAAGCGCGCCAGCGGCTTCAGTCCCGCCTGCGCGGCCCGCTCCGCGGTGGTCACGACGACGGCGGCCGCGCCGTCGCTCATCTGCGACGAGTTGCCGGCGGTCACCGACCCGCCGGCGAGAAACGCCGGGCGCAGCTTGCCCAGCGCCTCCAGCGAGGTGTCCGCGCGCGGTCCCTCGTCGCGGTCGAACGTGACGTCCCGCACCGCCGGCGCCTCTCCGTTGCCGTTGGCCGGCTCGGCGATGCTGACCGTCACCGGCACAGTCTCCGCGTCGAAACGGCCGGCCCCCAGGGCCGCGAGCGCACGCTGATGGCTGCGCAGCGCGTAGGCGTCCTGCTCGTCCCGGCTGATCGAGGACTCCCGCGCATGGTTCTCGGCGACCAGGCCCGTGCTGAGATAGACGTCCGGGTAGTGGGCCACGAGCTCGGGATTCGGGGCGATCTTGTGCCCTCCCATCGGCACGAGGCTCATCGACTCGGTGCCGCCCGCCACTATCGTTTCGGCCCAGCCGACCATGATCTTCTCCGCCGCGAAGGCGATGGACTGCAGCCCCGACGAACAGAAGCGGTTGATGGTGACGGCCGACGCCGCGACCGGAATCCCGGCCCGCAGGCTGGCGATGCGGGCCACGTTCATTCCCTGCTCGGCTTCGGGCATCGCGCAGCCGAGGATGACGTCGTCGACCGTTTCGGGCTCGATGCCCTCGGCGCGCCGCAACGCCTCGCGAATCGCGACGGCGGCCAGCTCGTCGGGGCGGGTCGTGCGCAACGTGCCCTTGGGCGCCTTGCCGGCCGGGGTGCGGACGGCGGATGCGATGACTGCGTCTCTCATGGTCTTGACTCGCTGGGTTGCTCAAGTCGATCAGGCCGGTACCCGTACCGCGGCGGGTCTGCCGGCGTGCAAGCGGACGAACTGCGTCACCACGTCGGCGAAGCGCTCCGGACGCGTGACGAGTCCCAGGTGCCCGGTTCGGTCGAGCCGATCGTAGCGCGCGCCCGGGATTGCCCGCAGGTACTCCCGCGTACTCGCGACGTCCACGACCCGATCGAGACCCGGATCGCCGGTCACGATCTGGGTCGGCGCCGCGATGCGGGCGCAGTCGGCCGCGAAATCGAAGCGGTCCGCGCAGCGCGCGCGTTCGGCCATGCAGGTCGGCGCCGCCGGATACCGTGCGACCCGCCACAGGTGACCGGCGATGAAGGGGATGCGCTCGCCGGGCGACGGGAAGGCGGCCGCCAGCTCCGGGTAGAGGCGGAAGCACGACCCGAGCGCGAAGACCGGCGCCATCAGCCGGGGGGCGGCCAGATACCGCTCGACCCTGCATCCGGGCCGCCACGCAGGCGACGGCGTGGAGACGAGCGTCAGGGTCCTGACGCGTTCCGGGCGGCGCGCGGCGTAGTGCAGGGCTATCCAGCCGCCGTAGGACACGCCGCACAACGACACCGGACCGTGAACGCCGGCGCGGTCGAGCAGGGCGTCGAGCCATTCGGTGTGGCGTTCGAATCCGACCGCCGGATCGGTGCCGGCGATGGAGCCGGAGTCGCCCGGCAACGACCCGCTGATCACGCGGCAGCGCGCCGCGAGCGCCTCCACCGCGGGCAGCATCCACTCCCAGCGGCCCTGAATGCCGGGGACGAGCACGAGCGGCGGGCCGGCCCCACGGTCGGTCATCAGTTCCTCAGGGGCTTGCCGGTCTTGAGCACGTGGGCGATGCGTTCCTGCGTCTTCCGCTCGCCGCACAGGCTCAGAAACGCTTCGCGTTCGAGGTCCAGCAACCGCTGCTCCGACACCGTCGTGGCGTGCGGCAGGTCGCCGCCCGCGAGGATGCGGGAGAGGGTCCGTCCGAGGTGGGCGTCGTAGTCGCTGATGCGTCCGCCGCGCCACGCGATATGCACGCCGAGATCGAGCGCCGCGCGGACGCCGGCTCCGCCCACGGGGATGTCGTGGCGCGGCGGCGGCTGATAGCCGGCCCGCGCCATGTCCAGAGCCGTCGCCTTCGCATCGGCCAGCAGACGCTCCCGGTTCATCGTGATGGCGTCCGCCTCGCGCAGCAGCCCCAGGCGCCGGGCGTCGGCGGCGCTCGTCGAGACCTTGCCGAATCCGATGAGCTCGAACGCCTGCTGGATGCAGGGCAGCGGGTCGGCCGCACCCGCCGGGACGCGGGCCGTGAACCGGGCGAGCAGCTCCTTCGTGCCGCACCCGGCCGGGATCAGGCCGGCGCCCACCTCCACCTGGCCCATATAGGTCTCGGCCGCCGCGTGCACGCGGTCCCCGTGGAGCACGATCTCGCAGCCGCCCCCGAGGGCCAGCCCGGCCGGGGCGACGACCACCGGCACGGCGGCGTACCGCAGCCCGACCACGGCCGATTGGAACGTGCGCACCATCAGGTCGATCTCGTCCCAGTTCTCTTCCTGCGCCTCGAGCAGCAGGAGCATCAGGTTGGCGCCCGCCGAGAACGCCGGCGCGTCGTTGCCGATCACCAGCGCGTCGAAGTTCCGGGACGCCTCTTCCACGCCGGCCGTCATCATCGCGACGGTATCGCCGCCGATGGCGTTCATCTTCGAGTGGAACTCGAGGCCGAGCACGCCGTCGCCGAGGTCGACGAGGCTCGCACCGGCGTTGCGTCGGACCGGCGGACGCTGCTCTTTCGCCCGTTGCAGAATCTGCAGGTCGGGTGCGCGCGGGGGGACCGGGCCCTCCCGGAAGCGGACGCTGCTCGCCGCCGGTGGCGCCGAATGCTGCACGGCGCGCACGATCGCGGGCGGCTTCGTCCGCCCGGCCGCCTCCAGCACCCGCTCCACCCCGATGGCGTCCCAGAGCTCGAAGGGTCCGAGCTCCCAGCCGAAGCCCCACCGCATGGCGCGGTCGACGTCGTCGATGGTGTGCGCGATCTCCGGCGCGGCCTCCGCCGCGTACACCAGCGTCGGGGCGAGCGTGGCGCGCAGGAACTCCCCGACGCGGTCGCGTCCCTCGAACAAGGTCCGAATCCGCTCGCCGCGGTCGTCCATAGCGGCGGCGGCGTCCAGCGCCGGCAGTCGTGGCGGCCGGCGGGCGCGGTAGTCCATCGTGCCCGGATCCAGCGTCAGAATCTCGCTGCCGTCGCCGGTCTTCTGCTTGCGGTAGAAGCCGCCGCCCGCCTTCGATCCGATCCAGCCCCGCTCGACCATGCCGGCGACCAGCGGGGGCAGCGCGAAGGAGGCGCGCTCGGCATCGTTCTCGAGGCGCTCGGCCAGGTTGGCCGCCACGTGGGCCAGGATGTCCAGACCCGCGATGTCCAGTGTGCGAAACGTCGCCGAGCGGGGCCGGCCGATGACGGGGCCGGTCATCGCGTCGATTTCCTCGATCGTGTACGCGCCGCCCGCGAGCTGTTCCAGGATCCGTGCGACGCCGAACATGCCGATGCGGTTGCCGATGAAGTTCGGGGTGTCCTTCGCGACGACCACGCCCTTGCCCAGCGCGTGATCGCCGAACTTCACCATGGCGTCGAGCAGGGCCGAATCCGTGTCGGCCGTCGGGATGACCTCGAGCAGCGGCAGATAGCGCGGCGGGTTGAAGAAGTGGGTGCCGAGCCAGTGGCGGCGGAAAGCCTCGCCGCGCCCGTCCGCGAGGCTGGCGATCGGGATCCCCGACGTGTTGGAGCTGACGACGGCGTGTGCCGCGCGGTGCGGCTCGACCCCGGCCAGCAACTCCCGCTTCACGTCCAGCCGCTCGACGACGGCTTCGAGGATCCAGTCGTGCTCGCCGACGCGCTCCAGATCGGTGTCGAACCCGCCCACGGCGATGCGCCGCGCCGTCTCCGGCGTGAAGAACGGGTCCGGTCTCAGCTTGCGCGCACGCTTCAGCCCTTCGCGGGCGGTCGCGGCGTCGAGATCGAGGAGGAGCACACGGAGGCCGGCGTTGGCGGCATGGGCGGCGATCTGGGCGCCCATCGCGCCCGCGCCGAGCACGGCGATGGAGTGTATCCGTTGCATCGTTCAGACCGTTGGCTGCGCCTTCATTCCATTGACCAGCAGATCGATGACCGGGTCCGCGTCGTCGACCAGCCGGTGGTCGCGGTTGCTCAGCACCCAGTTCGTCACCATCTCGTCGAGTGCGCCGAAGATGGCCTTCGCCGCCAGCGTCGCGTTGAGGTCGGTCCGGAACACGCCAGCTTCCTGCGCCGCACGGACGGCGTCCCGCAGGTGATCGAGATACGTTCGGAGCTGGGCGGCCGAGAAGCGCTCCATGAACTTCGTGGACTGCCGCAACTCGACCTGGAACACGATCGCCAGGTCGCGCCGGCTGCCGAGACCGCCGAGGTGCACGCGCGCGAGGCGGCGCAGCCGCTCGACCGGATCGGTGACTCCGGTGAGCGCGCGGTCCGCCTCTTCGAGCGCTCGCGTCATCGACTTCTCGAAGATCGACGTCAGCAGGTCGTCCTTGCTCCGGAAGTAGAGATACACGGTCCCGGCGGCGACCCCGGCCTCCCGCGCCACGTCCGCGACCTGGGCGTTGAAGAAGCCGCGGCGGGCGAACACGCGCGTGGCGGCGTTCAGAATCGCGGTCCGCTTGTCGCCCGCGCCGGGCTGCCGGCGAGCCGGGATCCCGTGTTGCGCGCTCGCGCCGGACGGAACCGTCTGTGAATGAACGTTCATTCAGTAAAATTCTGCAACGACCGTCGCGGAGTTGTCAAGGGGGCGACAGTGCCGTGTTTCAAGGAATGACGGAAACGTGCACGCGGTGCCGGATTGCGGCACCGCGTGCGACGAGGAATGTGCGGATCCTCCCCCCGGCGGGGGGCGGCGCTAGGGCAGTGCGTTCAACGTAGCCTGGGCCTGCGCGGTCTCGGCTGCGGACGTCGGATCGTCGACGTCGATCGTGCGCTGGAAAAACTCCTTGGCGGTGTCCATGTCGCCCTTGTTCAACGCGACGAGGGCGAGCTTGAAGAGGGGCTTCGCCCAGCTTGGATCGACCATGTTCGCCCGCTCGTACCATTCGGCCGCGCCGTCCACGTCTCCCTGGGAGAAGGCCTGCTCGCCCTGGTTGTAGAGATCCTCGCGCGAGGCGGAGAGGCTGGTTGCGGCCTGCTCGAGCAACTGTCGGTCCGCCGCATCCGCCGTGCCGGCTGCCAGGCGCACCCTGGCGCGGGCGACCTGTACGGTCTGGTTCTGCGGGTCGGCAGCCAATGCGCGGTCGTACGCCGCGATGGCGGCATCGGTCTGCTGCAGTTGCGCATAGGCGTTGCCGATGTTGAAGTGCAGGTTGCTCAGTGCCGGGAGCTGAGCGAGAACGGTCTCGTAGCCGGAGATCGCCTCCTGGTAGTTCCCGCCGTTGAAGGCCCCGTCGGCAGACGCAATCTGCGCGTCGATCGCGTCGAGGTCGATCCCGGCGACCGCATCGTCGCCCAGCATCTGCGCCAACGGGTGGCGGATGCGAATCAGCTCGAAGTCGATGGGCGCGTTCCGTGTCTGGGTGATGTTCGAAGGACCCTCGCTCGGCGAGTAGCCTCGCGGCGACCCGTTCCGCTCGCCGCAGGCGTCCGTGCAGTCAGCCCGGAACATCCATTGTCCGCTCACCAGTCCGATGATGGCGAAGTTCCCGTCGTTCCCGGTCGTGGTGGTGAACTCCGTAGGATTGGCATTCGGATTGGTAGCCGTAATCCGGGCGCCGGCCAGTGGGTTCCCGTTGTCGTCCACGACCTGGCCGACCACGCGCCCCTGGCCCTGTGCGGCTGCCGAACCGGCAATCGCGAAGCTCAGGGCGAGACCGAACGTGCAAGAGATGGTGTGTTGCAGACGCGGGCTCATGTCATGCTCCTGTGTGTCCCGGAACGCCCCGGGAGATTGCTCGCCGAAGTATGTCGAATGCGATGGGCGCCCCCTCCGCGCTCCGGGCGCGCGGAATCGGTTGAGCTACCGGTCCTCGCCGGCCTGGAGCGCTGCGATCGCGCCCTGGGCCTCGACGCTCGCGGGGCCGCCGGCCGGAACCGCACGATATGCCGCGAGCGCGCGCGCGCGGTCGTTCTTCTCGCGGTAGGCATGTCCTATCTGGACGTGCAGACCGGTGAGCCCGGGCACATTCTCCAGCACCGACTCGTATGCTTCGATGGCGGCATCGAAGTCGCCGCGGTCGTAGAGCGCGTCGGCGGCGTCGAGGGCTTCTTCCAGCTCGTCACCCCGGAGGTTGGCCAATACGCCGGTCGACGGCGCGGGCGGATGGAGCGGGTCGGTCTCCATGACGAAGTTCACGCGCCCCGTGCCCGAGCCCCGAACGTTGGCGAATCCCTGAACCGGCTCGTAGCCCCGCTGCCGGATCAGAAACAGCCAGCGTCCCCGCTGCAGGCCGATGAAGGAAAAGCGGCCTGCGTCGTTGGTGGTCGTGTCGATGCGGCGCTGCCACTCCGTGTTCTCTCCCACCACCTCCGCGCCGACGATCGGCTCGCCTTCGACATCGCGCACGGAACCCGTGACCACGCCGGTCTGCGCGGACGCGACCGCGGCGAGCGACGTCAGGAGCAGTGCTGCGACGACCGTCGCCGTCACGCTGATTGCGGAACGTGGCATGGCGTATTCCTCTTGGCCTGATGGTGGCTCCACCGGCGACGGGGGGAGTGCGACGCCCCGCGTCCGCCCGGAGCGAACCAACAGTATACACTCGGATCCGGTCCGACCGATGCGCTCGATTCGCCTTCGCCTGATCCTTTTCGGAGCACTCGCGGCGATGCTCGTCGCGCCGCCGGCGCCGGCCGCGGCGCGGTCCGCTGTTCAGGAACGCGAGGGCCCGGCGCCGGCACTCGACGCGGCACGTCTCGCGCGAATCGATGCCGTCGTCCGGGATGCGATCGCGGCCGGGCAGTTGCCCGGCGCGGTGGTGCTGGTCGCCCACGCTGGCCGGACCGTCTACCGGCAGGCGTTCGGCCACCGCGCGGTGAGTCCGGTGCGCGAACCGATGACGGTCGATACGATCTTCGATCTCGCCTCGCTGACGAAGGCCGTTGCGACCGCTCCGAGCGTGATGGTCCTCGTGGAGGAGGGCGTCGTCCGGCTGCGAGACCGCGTCGCCCGCTACCTGCCCGGATTCCAGCGCCACGGCAAGGACGCCGTCACCATC includes:
- a CDS encoding DUF1684 domain-containing protein; the protein is MTRRSSNWDAAGDGGRRLVIAVAAGALLLAAGCGPPEPDEHSYLELLLEARAYKDEFLKSDPESFVPLDRRSWMVPLRYYDPDPSYRVPAQLDIADDQPIYDVPTSTGQFRRMQRIGHLEFVLHGESHRLTALLSEEEGLFVPFRDETSRSETYPAGRYIDLPFSSTGVYDLDFNRAYHPTCYFDEQYDCPFPPPENRLPRPIHAGEKLPPEDERRLPIFVPVEPVEAPGP
- a CDS encoding acyl-CoA dehydrogenase: MTTTAIETVPRGGEWLLEAAPQETIFTPERMTEEHRLIRQTAQEFTDEVAGHTEQLETKDWDLTRELLRRAGELGLLATDVPEAYGGLALDKASAAVIAGCLGQCGSFSATYGAHANLAILPIRMFGTDEQKQRYLPSLVTGETVGAYCLSEAGSGSDALGAKARAARQADGSFVLNGEKMWITNGGFADLYIVFAKVDGEHFTAFIVERGFDGVSTGKEEHKMGLHGSSTTPVILQDVRVPADNLLGEVGKGHKVAFNVLNYGRFKLGASTVGGARGAIGESARYAASRRQFGQPIASFGAVKHKIGGMVARTYALESMVFRTVGLIDGTLEGVDPGDGGAILRALEEYAVESSILKVAGSETLHDVLDENVQIHGGNGFVRDYPAERHYRDSRVNRIFEGTNEINRLLIPGMLVKRAVKGDLPLIPAAKKLQDEILAPSGAAAAPDGPLGAAAAAVGMFRKVGLAVIGLAMQTYGQKLSEQQEVLSFAADVVIDTYAADSAVARARAAAASGATGADLQADAAASYVDGAAMRIETTARSAFAAMAEGDELRTRLAGLRRLLKVTPANDVRLRRRLSDAAVERGAYPL
- a CDS encoding thiolase family protein, with amino-acid sequence MRDAVIASAVRTPAGKAPKGTLRTTRPDELAAVAIREALRRAEGIEPETVDDVILGCAMPEAEQGMNVARIASLRAGIPVAASAVTINRFCSSGLQSIAFAAEKIMVGWAETIVAGGTESMSLVPMGGHKIAPNPELVAHYPDVYLSTGLVAENHARESSISRDEQDAYALRSHQRALAALGAGRFDAETVPVTVSIAEPANGNGEAPAVRDVTFDRDEGPRADTSLEALGKLRPAFLAGGSVTAGNSSQMSDGAAAVVVTTAERAAQAGLKPLARFVAYATAGVDPELFGIGPVPAIRKALKTAGLTLDDIDLVELNEAFAAQILACLRELPIDPDRLNVNGGAIALGHPLGCTGAKLTATLLHELERRNGRYGMVTMCVGGGMGAAGIFERL
- a CDS encoding alpha/beta hydrolase; amino-acid sequence: MTDRGAGPPLVLVPGIQGRWEWMLPAVEALAARCRVISGSLPGDSGSIAGTDPAVGFERHTEWLDALLDRAGVHGPVSLCGVSYGGWIALHYAARRPERVRTLTLVSTPSPAWRPGCRVERYLAAPRLMAPVFALGSCFRLYPELAAAFPSPGERIPFIAGHLWRVARYPAAPTCMAERARCADRFDFAADCARIAAPTQIVTGDPGLDRVVDVASTREYLRAIPGARYDRLDRTGHLGLVTRPERFADVVTQFVRLHAGRPAAVRVPA
- a CDS encoding 3-hydroxyacyl-CoA dehydrogenase, with product MQRIHSIAVLGAGAMGAQIAAHAANAGLRVLLLDLDAATAREGLKRARKLRPDPFFTPETARRIAVGGFDTDLERVGEHDWILEAVVERLDVKRELLAGVEPHRAAHAVVSSNTSGIPIASLADGRGEAFRRHWLGTHFFNPPRYLPLLEVIPTADTDSALLDAMVKFGDHALGKGVVVAKDTPNFIGNRIGMFGVARILEQLAGGAYTIEEIDAMTGPVIGRPRSATFRTLDIAGLDILAHVAANLAERLENDAERASFALPPLVAGMVERGWIGSKAGGGFYRKQKTGDGSEILTLDPGTMDYRARRPPRLPALDAAAAMDDRGERIRTLFEGRDRVGEFLRATLAPTLVYAAEAAPEIAHTIDDVDRAMRWGFGWELGPFELWDAIGVERVLEAAGRTKPPAIVRAVQHSAPPAASSVRFREGPVPPRAPDLQILQRAKEQRPPVRRNAGASLVDLGDGVLGLEFHSKMNAIGGDTVAMMTAGVEEASRNFDALVIGNDAPAFSAGANLMLLLLEAQEENWDEIDLMVRTFQSAVVGLRYAAVPVVVAPAGLALGGGCEIVLHGDRVHAAAETYMGQVEVGAGLIPAGCGTKELLARFTARVPAGAADPLPCIQQAFELIGFGKVSTSAADARRLGLLREADAITMNRERLLADAKATALDMARAGYQPPPRHDIPVGGAGVRAALDLGVHIAWRGGRISDYDAHLGRTLSRILAGGDLPHATTVSEQRLLDLEREAFLSLCGERKTQERIAHVLKTGKPLRN
- a CDS encoding TetR/AcrR family transcriptional regulator translates to MNVHSQTVPSGASAQHGIPARRQPGAGDKRTAILNAATRVFARRGFFNAQVADVAREAGVAAGTVYLYFRSKDDLLTSIFEKSMTRALEEADRALTGVTDPVERLRRLARVHLGGLGSRRDLAIVFQVELRQSTKFMERFSAAQLRTYLDHLRDAVRAAQEAGVFRTDLNATLAAKAIFGALDEMVTNWVLSNRDHRLVDDADPVIDLLVNGMKAQPTV
- a CDS encoding tetratricopeptide repeat protein, whose translation is MSPRLQHTISCTFGLALSFAIAGSAAAQGQGRVVGQVVDDNGNPLAGARITATNPNANPTEFTTTTGNDGNFAIIGLVSGQWMFRADCTDACGERNGSPRGYSPSEGPSNITQTRNAPIDFELIRIRHPLAQMLGDDAVAGIDLDAIDAQIASADGAFNGGNYQEAISGYETVLAQLPALSNLHFNIGNAYAQLQQTDAAIAAYDRALAADPQNQTVQVARARVRLAAGTADAADRQLLEQAATSLSASREDLYNQGEQAFSQGDVDGAAEWYERANMVDPSWAKPLFKLALVALNKGDMDTAKEFFQRTIDVDDPTSAAETAQAQATLNALP